GCATTATTGACACAAATGTCAAGTAATTGGGAAAATACAGCCATATACCATTTATGTGTTTTTAGTCCTGTTCTATATAACGCTACCAACATGTCAGATAAGTCAACACCGCCCATGTGGGTATTATATTCTTCAACTATTTTTGGCATTGGTACATCAACtctatttttcttttctttagaATATCTTTTTATGGTCTTAATAGGGTCAGCAGATATATAAGAACTTATCAAACATACTGGTTTGTTATCTAACCATTTTAGagttagaacttttttttttctgtcacaCTTGTAGCTAAAACTGCCTCTTCcttgtttttttaattctttttcatTCAATAATGGACATTCTCGAAGTCGATTTTGTTGAACAGTTCCTAGACTCAATATGCCATATTTTTCTCTCaaataatagatcaattcaGGAGagctaaaaaaattgtcaaaataaacAACACTTAATATTTTGTCTGGTATTGTTGAAACTAGTGCAAGGATAACTTTTGGTCCAAGTCCAAAAAACTTGTTTTCATATTCACTAAAATGGTaatcattaaatgtattttctccacaataaggaaaaaaatcataaactatACCGTTAATACCAGAGcgaacaaaaaatttaaatccccATTTCTTCggttttgatttaatatattgcCGTCGAGAACCAGCTTTTTTCCCTTTATAAGGTACCATCATTTCATCTATTGAGAAACGATTGCCTTGTTCTTGGTTCAAACAATTTCTACGAATAATGTCAATGATAGGTTTTACCTTATAAAATTTATCTTCTTCATTATACTCGTCgttattattgaaatgtaaatttttaagtattttttgatattttttgagtGGCATTATGTTTGAAACTTTTTCATAACTCATTAGATGAGACCAGTAGTCAGTATAGGCTGGTAACTTAGCCACCCCCATCCACAATTCTATACTTAAAAAATCTTGAAGTTCActaacagttaaattaattgacCTATCATTTTTTGTTACTGAATAGAGATTTGTTTGTTCTACAATAACTTCAAATAAATCATCAGAAAAAAaccgtttaaaatattcaacaggAGTCAGTACATGCTCTTGTTGTGTATAAAATTCATACTCAGGAACATTAACTTCAAAGTTCATTTTTTTCCCATCTAcccatttaaatttcatatgttcaacttttctattttttttcttttggttaGGAGTTATACTAACATCCTCAATATCAGGTGACATACTTGGTAATGGAATTGGaggtgtttttaaatttctcaaCAAACGTTTAGACCTTCTTGCAGATCCAGGTGATGCAACTGTTTTCCTACTAACTTGTGGAGATATGTTAGACATAGTAGAAGTATGTGGCTCATAATTTACTGGTGTTTCTATTTCCACTATATCAGCAACAACATCATGACATGTGATAGAATGTACATCTTCAAAATCtcctaaaaactaaatataaaatgtaaatctaGCTATAGTATTTGGTACTGTAttacaatgtaaataaaataacctcATCTAATGGATTTAACTCTATCTCTCTAAGAAGTTCATCTATATCGTTTTCAATTGCCTCTGCAGGTAACGGTGAATTACATATTTCTCCAATTAAATGATTTTCTATATCATCATCAGAACTTTCACTACTATATTTACCAGCTGGTGGAAGCAtggttaaaattttttctgCTCTACGGCGTTGCATTTTTTTggatctaaaaaaatatgtattatataatacttattgcataagttgattaatatataaatatgtattctataatatttattgtataagttgaataatatataaatatgtattctataatacttattgtataaattgAATATGTAATTTCTAAATTACTAGCATAATAAAGAAATCAAGCAATGTATCTTTTTGGATCCAtatacaataatcatattaaaagaTAATTCTAGCAATGTATCTTTTTGGATACATACTTTTagaattgatataaaataagcattattgcatatattattagatattttacataaaaatgatagtTATACTTACCTTAACTGAGTTTATGTGAAGTAGACTCTAGCAACACATTACAATTTGATGAACTTAGCAGTTGAAGTCAACGAGTTTGatccaatttaaattttcaaaaaatgataacaaaaaaCAGTTATTATCAATCCCAATCATCATAGAAACGTTATCAGAGTGTACTCACGTGGGAGATATGACATTTATCAGagtgtacaaataataaaaataaaaatattgtacatcggATTCCGTACAAAAATTCACAAACTTTGTGTATCCAAAAAGATACAACACCAAGTTAAGGGTTAACTTTTTCTTAGCACTTATAGCTTCTCGAAAtgttgtattttgttttgtgatttgaaaatcgattttagataaTAGAACATAAAATTGATGTTGTGAcattctaaaatatttgtaaaatgaaGTTTCTTCATCTTGTAAATCATTGAACAATGTATGATATTCCCCAAATTGCTTACTTTTAATTAACATTTCTCGAACCCATGTTGTTCTACGTTTTTGGTGACAATTCCCTTAGCTCGTCCAAAATAATTGCCATCATTGCTAacgtttttttgttaaactttGGCATGatgaaatacttatataataaattgataatatatattttaatttaaaaccacAAGACAACTAAAATAGTAGATAACGATTGTTTCAAAACACTTTAGGGTCGTCACTTCCGTAGACGCAACCTCAGTAAACTGCAATGATTCCTACAATTTGACAATTACGTTTGACGTCTTGACGTTTTGATGTGAATGTACAGGGTCCGTCAGAACAAACGCatgtttttaaagttattaatactTCAAGTGGGAAAATCTAATCGGTGTGAGAGACGTTGTTAAGCTGATAACGTGCAGTTTTAGACTTAGTGATGGGGATAATCGAATGATTAGTAATCGAGACATTTTAATAATCGAGAGAATCTCTCGAAAAATCACTCGAAATATGAATAAacttatagtaattaattattaattaaatgttgctttttttatttactggtataatattaattaaaaattagactATAATTTaggaataataagtaataaccatgaTATAACCatgataatacattattaataggtGCTTTAAATAAAAgacaagtttttatttttttatttaataattattatctacattttaaataaatctgttggtttaaaatactgtaatttcttaattatgaaaaaactattatactttttttatatatttgaaatgaaacgttataaatatattacaaatgtttATAGCTACCAAATCCAGCAAATGTTGACAACGCATTTTaagtatcaaataaaatttattaaatatcctccaaataaaaaaataatagtaaactaataaaataactttataacagctcgtaataataagtatataaataattaatatttaatgaacaaaactagacaaaatgtaaaaatgaacaaaaaaatttgaaacaaaatcaaattactatttaaaaatataataaaatctaaattttttggCGATAGCCGATTTCTACGATCATT
This genomic window from Metopolophium dirhodum isolate CAU chromosome 1, ASM1992520v1, whole genome shotgun sequence contains:
- the LOC132935577 gene encoding piggyBac transposable element-derived protein 3-like, coding for MQRRRAEKILTMLPPAGKYSSESSDDDIENHLIGEICNSPLPAEAIENDIDELLREIELNPLDEFLGDFEDVHSITCHDVVADIVEIETPVNYEPHTSTMSNISPQVSRKTVASPGSARRSKRLLRNLKTPPIPLPSMSPDIEDVSITPNQKKKNRKVEHMKFKWVDGKKMNFEVNVPEYEFYTQQEHVLTPVEYFKRFFSDDLFEVIVEQTNLYSVTKNDRSINLTVSELQDFLSIELWMGVAKLPAYTDYWSHLMSYEKVSNIMPLKKYQKILKNLHFNNNDEYNEEDKFYKVKPIIDIIRRNCLNQEQGNRFSIDEMMVPYKGKKAGSRRQYIKSKPKKWGFKFFVRSGINGIVYDFFPYCGENTFNDYHFSEYENKFFGLGPKVILALVSTIPDKILSVVYFDNFFSSPELIYYLREKYGILSLGTVQQNRLRECPLLNEKELKKQGRGSFSYKCDRKKKVLTLKWLDNKPVCLISSYISADPIKTIKRYSKEKKNRVDVPMPKIVEEYNTHMGGVDLSDMLVALYRTGLKTHKWYMAVFSQLLDICVNNAWLTYRRDCNQLKEKKIMRLKEFRIHVAIALSAKEKPKVGRKSNKNNHMEHIQKIRRTVIPRPISDVKFDRFDHFPTRVSKGRCRHCKKGQTVYICTKCDTRLCTLKKRDCFNDFHTKK